The Spiribacter roseus genome includes the window GGCGGCCTTTGCCACGCCCATCGGCTATCAGACCAACCTCATGGTGTTCGGACCGGGCGGCTACCGGTTCGGCGACTATGTCCGCTTCGGCCTGCCCCTGAATCTGATCGCCATGCTGTTGGCATTGCTGATCATCCCCCGGGTCTGGCCCCTCTAGGAACGGATCGATAGGCTGAGCCCTCCAAGCCCGGACAGACAATCAGAGGCGTACATGAGCGGCTATCTCAATCTGGAACAGGCACAGGCCATGGTCGAGTCGGACTGGCGCGAAAGCATTCGCCCGGCACTCGAGGCGTTCATCCGCATTCCCGCGAAGTCGCCCGCCTTTGACCGCGACTGGTCGGCAAACGGGTACATTGACGAGGCCGTCGCCCAGGTCGAGGCCTGGTGCCGGGCCCAGGCGCCCGCGGGCAGTCATGTCGAAGTGATCCGGCTGCGGGGTCGCACGCCCCTGCTCTGGGTGGATATACCGGGCACCGGCCCGGGCGAGACCCTGCTCTATGGGCATCTCGACAAACAGCCCGAAGCCAGCGGCTGGGACAGCGACAAGGGCCCCTGGACACCGGTGGTCGAGGGCGATCGGCTGTATGGCCGCGGCGCGGCGGATGACGGCTATGCCGTTTTCTCCTCGCTCGAGGCGGTGCGGCTGCTCCACGAACAGGGCGTTCCCTGCCCGCGCTGCATGCTGTTGATCGAGTGCGCCGAGGAAAGCGGCAGCCCCGATCTGCCCGCCTACATCGAGCATCTCGGTCCGCGCCTCGGGCAGCCGGGGCTGGTGGTCTGCCTCGACTCGGGCTGCGCGAACTACGAGCAGCTCTGGGTCACCACCTCGCTGCGCGGGATGGCCGCCGGTGACCTGACGGTGCGGGTGCTCGATCAGGGCGTCCACTCGGGGGACGCCGGCGGCGTGGTGCCGTCGAGTTTCCGGATCGCCCGGGCACTGCTCGAGCGGATCGAAGACGCCGCCACGGGGGCGATCCGCCTGCCGGCGCTGCAGGCCGAGATCCCCGCCGAGCGGGTGGAGCAGGCCGAGCTTGCCGCGTCAGTGATCGGGTCCGATCTGGCCGACAAGTACCCGTGGGCGAGCGCCACCCGGCCCAACAGCGAGTCGACGCCGACCCTGATCCTCAACCGCACATGGCGCCCGGCCCTGGAAGTGATCGGTGCCGATGGACTGCCGCCCCGCACCGAGGCCGGGAACGTGCTGCGCCCGGCGACCACCCTGCGGCTGTCACTGCGACTGCCACCGACGGTGGACGGCGAGGCGGCCACCCGCGCACTCCAGCAGACCCTGACCGAGGCCCCGCCGCAGAGTGCCGAGGTGCAGTTCCATCCCGCGGGTGCCGCCAACGGCTGGAATGCCCCGGCGTTCGCCGGCTGGCTGGGTGACAGCCTCGGTGCCAGCTCCCGGGCCTGGTTCGGTCAACCCGCCGTGTTCATGGGCGAGGGCGGCAGCATCCCGCTGATGAACCTGCTTGGGGCGCACTTCCCGGCGGCGCGGTTCCTGGTCACGGGCGTCCTGGGCCCCGGCTCCAACGCCCATGGGCCCAACGAGTTCCTGCACATGCCCATGGCCCAGCGCCTGAGCGGTGTGGTGGCCGAGGCACTGGCCGCGCAGTCAGCCGCCGACTAGCCGACGCCTACCAAGGGATCGGTGCGCCGTCCCAGGCATAGAACCCGCCATTGTCCGCCGTCGTGGCGGCATCGATGCGGGCGAGCAGCTTGCCGGCGGCGAACGCCGGGGTGAACAGTTTGCCCTCGGGGACGCGCGCCTGAAACGGTTCAGACAGATCGGTGCGGGTGGTGCCGGGGTGCAGCGCCAGGCAGATCACCCGACGGGCCCGACGCGTGCATTCGATGGCCAGGTCGCGGGTGAGCATGTTCTGGGCCGCCTTGCTGGTGCGATAGGCATACCACCCGCCCAGACGGTTGTCGCCGATGCTGCCCACCCGCGCGGAGAGGCTGGCAAACACCGCGCGCTGCGAGTGGTTGAGAAGCCCCAGGCACTCACGGGCGATCAGCGCCGGCGCCAGGGTATTGACCCGATAGCTGGTGAGCATGCCCTCGGCGCTGATCGACTCGACGCGCTTTTCCGGCCAGATGCCCTGCGCCTCGTCATGGAGCAGGCCAAACGCATTGATCAGCAGGTGCAGCCGCGGCTGATCGGCCCGCAGTGTCGCCGCCATCGCAGCGATGCTGGCCTCATCGAGGATATCCACGGCCAGCGGCATACAGCGCTCGCCATAGGCTTCGCGCAGGGCGGTCAGCCGGGGGCTGTCCGGGGTACGTGTGGCCGCCCAGACCCGACGCGCCGACGAGCCGGCCAGCAGCTGCTCCACCAGCGCCGCACCAATCCCGCCGCTGGCGCCGACCACCAGGACATTCGAGCCGTGATCGAGCGTTTCCATCAATCGATTCCTTCTGCCGCGTTACAATGCCCATTATGGCAGCCCCGCTCATTCAGCCCACCCGGCACGGTCTCTACTGTGCGGCCGGTGATTTTCATATCGACCCCTGGCGACCGGTGCCCCGGGCGCTGATCACCCACGCCCATGCCGATCACGCACGCCCCGGCAGTGAGGCGTACTGGAGCCTGCGCGACGGACTCGGGCTGATGCGCCGGCGGCTCGGTGGCAGGGCCTGCCTGAACACGGTGGACGAGGGCGAGCGGCTGCAGTTCGGCCCGGTCAGCGTCAGCTTTCACCCGGCCGGTCATGTCCTCGGCTCGGCGCAGATCCGCGTCGAGCACGAAGGCGCGGTGTGGGTGGCATCCGGCGACTACAAACGGGATCCGGATCCGACCTGCGCCCCCTTCGAGCCGGTGGCCTGCGACACCTTCATCACCGAGGCGACCTTCGCACTGCCCGTCTACCGCTGGCCCGCGGTGGAGACGGTCGCCGCGGACATCCACCAGTGGTGGCACAACAATGCGGCGAACGGGCGCACCACGGTGCTGTTCTCGTACGCCCTCGGCAAGGCCCAGCGGCTGATGGCGGCGCTGCCGGCCCCCCACCCCGGTCCCATCTATCTGCACGGCGCCGTCGCCCCGCTCACCCAGGACTATCGCGACGCCGGCATCGAACTGCCGCCCACCCATCGCGTCAGTGAGGCACCCGGTGACGAGGACTATGGCCGGGCGCTGGTGATCGCACCGCCGAGCGCGGCGGGTTCAACCTGGATGCGACGCTTCCGTCAGCCCGCTCTGGGGTTTGCCTCGGGCTGGATGCGCATTCGTGGCAACCGCCGCCGGCGGGGCTATGACCGCGGCTTCGTCATCTCGGATCACGTTGACTGGCCCGGGCTTTTGCAGACCATCGAAGACACCGGCGCCCGCGAGATCCTGACCACCCACGGCCGCGCGGATGAGCTGGTGCGCTACCTGGGCGAACGCGGCCTCGACGCCCGGCCTCTGGCCACGCTCTATGGCGACGCCGGAGAGGATGACTGATGCAGGGGTTCGCCGAACTGTTCCGCGCCCTCGACGAGCAGCGCGGCACCAACGCCAAGGTCGCGGCCATGGCGGACTATTTCAGCCGGGTATCCGCCGCGGACGGCGCCTGGGCGGTGTACTTTCTCAGCGGACGACGCCTGAAACGCCTCATCGGCCCCGTGCAGCTGCGCGAATGGCTGGCGCAGATGACCGGTCTGCCGGCCTGGCTGGTCGACGAGACCCATCAGCATGTCGGTGATCTCGCCGAGACGGTCGCACTCATGCTCGACACCCCGGTGGACGGCGACGCGGCGCCCGATCCGGGGCTTGCCCACTGGGTCGAAACACGCATCCAGTCCCTGCGCGACTGCGACGACGGGCAGCGTCGCGCGGCGGTAACGGCGGCCTGGCGCGAGCTCGACGAAGCGGAGCGCTTTCTGCATACCAAACTGCTCACCGGGGCCCTGCGCGTTGGCGTATCGCAGACACTTGTCGAGCGGGCACTGGCCCGGGCGAGCGGCTTGCCCCGTCCGGTGATTGCCCACCGCATGATGGGTCAGTGGCGCCCCGAGCCAGCTTTTTTCGAGGGACTGTTCGATGCCCGGTCCGGCGAGGAAGATGCCTCGCGCCCCTACCCGTTCTTTCTCGCCCATCCGCTGGAGGGCGACCCCGCGGACGCCCTGGGCGCGATCGATGCCTGGCAGCTCGAGTGGAAGTGGGACGGCATCCGGGCGCAGCTCGTGCGCCGCGCCGATGCGGTGTACCTGTGGTCGCGCGGCGAAGCACTGGTCACCGATACCTTTCCGGAACTGATCGAAGCCGCCCGGGCAATGCCCGCGGATACCGTCCTTGATGGCGAGATCCTTGCCTGGCGCGATCAGGTCCTGCCGTTCGCACAGCTGCAGCGACGACTGGGTCGCAAGCGCGTGACGCGGCGCTTCATGAACGAGGTGCCGGTGCGACTGATGGCCTACGATCTGCTCGAATCCGCTGGCAGGGATCGGCGGGACGATCCGCTGCAATCCCGCCGGGCCCGGCTCGAGGCCCTGCTCGAGGACGCCGAGCCGCCGCTGATGCTCTCGCCACTGATCGATGCACCGGACTGGGCCACGCTGGCCGCACGTCGCGACGAATCCCGCGACCGGGGCGTCGAGGGGATCATGCTCAAGGGCCGTCACACGGCCTACGCCACCGGGCGGCCACGCGGGCCGTGGTGGAAGTGGAAGATCAGCCCGCTGACGCTCGACGTCATCCTGCTCTACGCCCAGCCCGGTCATGGCCGACGCGCCAACCTGTACACCGACTACAGCTTCGCCGTGCCCGACGGTGACCAGCTGGTGCCAATCGCCAAGGCCTATTCGGGCCTCGACGATGCCGAAATCCGCCGGCTGGATCGATGGATCCGGCGCAATACCCGCGAGCGATTCGGTCCGGTCCGCTCGGTGGAGCCGGTCCAGGTGTTCGAGCTGGCATTCGAGGGCATCAGCCCGTCGTCACGCCACAAATCCGGGCTTGCCCTGCGCTTTCCACGCATCAGCCGCTGGCGCGAGGATCTGGGCCCCGGTGATGCCGATACCCTCGATCAGGCCCGGGCATTGCTGCCATGACCGTGGCGGCGTCGAACCGGTTGACCGAATGGTTCGCCGGCAATGGCTGGACTCCGGCCGAGTTCCAGCAGACCGCCTGGGCGGCCTACGCCGCGGGCGAGAGCGGGCTGATCCACTCGGCTACGGGGTCAGGCAAGTCCCTGGCGGCCTGGGGTGGGCCGCTGCTTGAGGGGCTTGAACAGGCCGCCGCCGGGCATCAGACGGCGGCGGGTTTCCGGGTGCTGTGGATCACGCCGCTGCGCGCCCTTGCCGGCGATACGCTCGACAGTCTGCGCACCGCCGCCGCCGGCGTCGGACTGGACTGGCGCATCGAAAAGCGCACCGGGGACACCTCGGGCGGCGCTCGGACCCGGCAGCGGCGGCGTCCGCCGGAGGCGCTGGTCACCACCCCCGAGAGCCTGTCGCTGCTGCTCTCCTACCGCGATGCGGCGCGCCAGTTCGTGCCGCTGCGGGCCGTGATCGTCGATGAATGGCACGAGCTCATCGGGACCAAACGCGGTGTGCAGCTTGAACTGGCACTGGCGCGACTGCGGGCGCTGGCGCCGGGCCTGCGGACCTGGGGACTCTCCGCCACCCTTGGCAACCTCGACGAGGCCCGGGACTGCCTGCTGGGTGGTAGCGCCCGCGACGGGCGCCTGATCCAGGGCCCGCCGGCCCGGCCCATCCATATCCGCACCCTGGAACCGACCCAGGAGGAGCGCTTTCCGTGGGCGGGGCACCTCGGTACCCAACTGATTGACGGGGTGATCGAGGCTCTCGAGGGAGACGGCACCTGCCTGCTGTTCACCAATACCCGATCGCAGGCCGAGCGCTGGTTCGAAGCGCTGGTGCGGGCACGGCCCGACTGGATCGAGGGCCTGGGGCTGCATCACGGCTCCATCGACCGGTCCCTGCGCGATCGCATCGAGGCGGGACTCGCCGCCGGGGCATTCCGCTGCGTGGTGGCCACCTCAAGCCTCGATCTGGGGGTCGACTTTGCCCCGGTGGACCGGGTGATCCAGATCGGCAGCCCCAAGGGCGTGGCGCGACTCGCCCAGCGTGCCGGGCGCAGTGGTCATCAGCCCGGGCGGCACAGTCAGATCCTGTGCGTGCCCACCAACGCCCTCGAGATGATCGAGATCGCCGCCGCGCGGCAGGCGTGGGCAGCCGGTGAGGTGGAATCCCGGCCGCCTCTGCGCGAGAGCCTGGATGTGCTCGCACAGCATCTGGTGACCCTCGCGGCCGGCGACGGCTTTGAACCGGACGCCCTTTA containing:
- a CDS encoding M20/M25/M40 family metallo-hydrolase, which gives rise to MSGYLNLEQAQAMVESDWRESIRPALEAFIRIPAKSPAFDRDWSANGYIDEAVAQVEAWCRAQAPAGSHVEVIRLRGRTPLLWVDIPGTGPGETLLYGHLDKQPEASGWDSDKGPWTPVVEGDRLYGRGAADDGYAVFSSLEAVRLLHEQGVPCPRCMLLIECAEESGSPDLPAYIEHLGPRLGQPGLVVCLDSGCANYEQLWVTTSLRGMAAGDLTVRVLDQGVHSGDAGGVVPSSFRIARALLERIEDAATGAIRLPALQAEIPAERVEQAELAASVIGSDLADKYPWASATRPNSESTPTLILNRTWRPALEVIGADGLPPRTEAGNVLRPATTLRLSLRLPPTVDGEAATRALQQTLTEAPPQSAEVQFHPAGAANGWNAPAFAGWLGDSLGASSRAWFGQPAVFMGEGGSIPLMNLLGAHFPAARFLVTGVLGPGSNAHGPNEFLHMPMAQRLSGVVAEALAAQSAAD
- a CDS encoding SDR family NAD(P)-dependent oxidoreductase; this translates as METLDHGSNVLVVGASGGIGAALVEQLLAGSSARRVWAATRTPDSPRLTALREAYGERCMPLAVDILDEASIAAMAATLRADQPRLHLLINAFGLLHDEAQGIWPEKRVESISAEGMLTSYRVNTLAPALIARECLGLLNHSQRAVFASLSARVGSIGDNRLGGWYAYRTSKAAQNMLTRDLAIECTRRARRVICLALHPGTTRTDLSEPFQARVPEGKLFTPAFAAGKLLARIDAATTADNGGFYAWDGAPIPW
- a CDS encoding ligase-associated DNA damage response exonuclease, with product MAAPLIQPTRHGLYCAAGDFHIDPWRPVPRALITHAHADHARPGSEAYWSLRDGLGLMRRRLGGRACLNTVDEGERLQFGPVSVSFHPAGHVLGSAQIRVEHEGAVWVASGDYKRDPDPTCAPFEPVACDTFITEATFALPVYRWPAVETVAADIHQWWHNNAANGRTTVLFSYALGKAQRLMAALPAPHPGPIYLHGAVAPLTQDYRDAGIELPPTHRVSEAPGDEDYGRALVIAPPSAAGSTWMRRFRQPALGFASGWMRIRGNRRRRGYDRGFVISDHVDWPGLLQTIEDTGAREILTTHGRADELVRYLGERGLDARPLATLYGDAGEDD
- a CDS encoding ATP-dependent DNA ligase → MQGFAELFRALDEQRGTNAKVAAMADYFSRVSAADGAWAVYFLSGRRLKRLIGPVQLREWLAQMTGLPAWLVDETHQHVGDLAETVALMLDTPVDGDAAPDPGLAHWVETRIQSLRDCDDGQRRAAVTAAWRELDEAERFLHTKLLTGALRVGVSQTLVERALARASGLPRPVIAHRMMGQWRPEPAFFEGLFDARSGEEDASRPYPFFLAHPLEGDPADALGAIDAWQLEWKWDGIRAQLVRRADAVYLWSRGEALVTDTFPELIEAARAMPADTVLDGEILAWRDQVLPFAQLQRRLGRKRVTRRFMNEVPVRLMAYDLLESAGRDRRDDPLQSRRARLEALLEDAEPPLMLSPLIDAPDWATLAARRDESRDRGVEGIMLKGRHTAYATGRPRGPWWKWKISPLTLDVILLYAQPGHGRRANLYTDYSFAVPDGDQLVPIAKAYSGLDDAEIRRLDRWIRRNTRERFGPVRSVEPVQVFELAFEGISPSSRHKSGLALRFPRISRWREDLGPGDADTLDQARALLP
- a CDS encoding ligase-associated DNA damage response DEXH box helicase, producing MTVAASNRLTEWFAGNGWTPAEFQQTAWAAYAAGESGLIHSATGSGKSLAAWGGPLLEGLEQAAAGHQTAAGFRVLWITPLRALAGDTLDSLRTAAAGVGLDWRIEKRTGDTSGGARTRQRRRPPEALVTTPESLSLLLSYRDAARQFVPLRAVIVDEWHELIGTKRGVQLELALARLRALAPGLRTWGLSATLGNLDEARDCLLGGSARDGRLIQGPPARPIHIRTLEPTQEERFPWAGHLGTQLIDGVIEALEGDGTCLLFTNTRSQAERWFEALVRARPDWIEGLGLHHGSIDRSLRDRIEAGLAAGAFRCVVATSSLDLGVDFAPVDRVIQIGSPKGVARLAQRAGRSGHQPGRHSQILCVPTNALEMIEIAAARQAWAAGEVESRPPLRESLDVLAQHLVTLAAGDGFEPDALYAEVRTTFAYAGLDEAAWQWTLDFVTRGGPVLAAYPDFQRVVAGIDGRYRIAGRGHASRHRMSIGTITSDAAIAVRYQGGGHIGTIEESFIARLRPGDVFLFAGRSLALVRVRDLTAYVRLASARRQAVPRWQGGRLPLSTALADRVLSLLAEAAGGHFDEPEMRAIRPLLTVQSQWSELPRPGRLIIERTTSREGEHVFIYPFAGRLAHEGLATLCAWRLGQITPATYSLSVNDYGFELLGRDLPELSTDDWRSLFDADGLVEDLAAAMNASELARRQFRDIARVAGLVFQGYPGKGKSARQLQASSGLMFDTIDRYDPDNRLLDQARREVLDSALEVDRLRAALQQMAAAELALHHPARFTPLAFPLWAERLRNRLSTQSWQDRVARMVAQLEKAADRP